In Humulus lupulus chromosome 6, drHumLupu1.1, whole genome shotgun sequence, a single genomic region encodes these proteins:
- the LOC133783016 gene encoding cinnamoyl-CoA reductase-like SNL6, with protein MDYEKHCICVLDASTYVGFWILKGLLGRGYTVHAAIQRNGPESEIEIKIRDMEKAEERLSVFTVDVLDYHSIHLALKGCTGLFCCLDSSDGYDEKMVDWEVRGAINVVEACAQTESIEKIVFTSSLTAAIWRDNISSEKDIDERSWSNQDFCRKLKLWQALAKTLSEQAAWALAMDRMVNMVSINSGLVLGPAVTQQNPLSTTSYLNGAAQMYENGVLAFVDVDFLVDVHIRALEDPSTCGRYFCFNQIVNTEEEAVKLAQRLSPLISIPPRYVCEGSEVFAERLRTKKLNKLVESTACF; from the exons ATGGATTATGAAAAACATTGTATTTGTGTTCTTGATGCATCAACCTACGTGGGTTTTTGGATCCTCAAGGGATTGTTGGGTAGAGGGTACACAGTTCATGCAGCTATTCAGAGAAATG GACCAGAAAGTGAGATAGAGATAAAAATTAGAGATATGGAGAAAGCTGAAGAAAGGTTATCAGTGTTTACTGTTGACGTTTTGGATTATCATTCTATTCATTTGGCTTTGAAAGGATGCACTGGTTTGTTCTGCTGTTTAGATAGTTCTGATGGTTATGAT GAAAAAATGGTGGATTGGGAGGTAAGAGGAGCAATTAATGTGGTGGAAGCATGTGCTCAAACAGAGAGTATTGAGAAAATTGTGTTCACTTCATCTCTAACTGCAGCAATTTGGAGAGACAATATTTCTTCAgagaaagatatagatgagaggTCATGGAGTAACCAAGATTTTTGCAGAAAATTAAAG TTGTGGCAAGCATTAGCAAAGACACTATCAGAACAGGCTGCTTGGGCTTTAGCTATGGACAGAATGGTTAACATGGTTTCCATAAACTCTGGTCTGGTTCTTGGCCCTGCTGTCACCCAACAAAACCCTCTCTCAACAACATCCTATCTCAATG GAGCGGCTCAGATGTATGAAAATGGGGTGCTAGCATTTGTAGATGTGGACTTTCTGGTTGATGTTCATATCAGAGCTTTGGAGGATCCATCTACATGTGGGAGATACTTTTGCTTTAATCAGATAGTCAATACTGAGGAAGAAGCTGTTAAGCTTGCACAAAGGTTGAGCCCTTTAATATCCATACCTCCTAG GTATGTATGTGAAGGGAGTGAGGTCTTTGCTGAGAGGTTGAGAACCAAAAAGCTAAACAAGCTAGTTGAGAGCACTGCTTGTTTCTAG
- the LOC133783017 gene encoding uncharacterized protein LOC133783017, translating into MSSISRGVVCVWFCKSSSLLFLRPSLSSSQSQLRFNSVTAHTSSPKDHRMATEASSSPSPLTAGDGISPGDGPATSSTSASSAIDFLSLCHRLKTTKRAGWVKREVKDPESVADHMYRMGVMALIAKDIPGVDRDKCIKMAIVHDIAEAIVGDITPSDGVPKTEKSRREREALDHMCKLLGGGSRAEEIGELWMEYEQNSSPEAKIVKDFDKVEMILQALEYENEQGKDLDEFFQSTVGKFQTELGKAWASEIASRRKKEE; encoded by the exons atgagTTCGATTAGCCGAGGAGTGGTGTGTGTGTGGTTCTGTAAATCGTCGTCACTCCTCTTCTTAAGGCCTTCACTTTCTTCCTCACAGTCACAGCTCAGGTTTAACTCCGTCACAGCTCACACTTCCTCACCCAAGGATCATCGTATGGCCACCGAAGCTTCTTCCTCACCCTCACCCCTCACCGCCGGTGACGGTATCAGTCCAGGCGACGGACCTGCCACCTCCTCCACTTCTGCTTCCTCCGCCATTGATTTCCTCTCTCTTTGTCACCGCCTCAAG ACAACTAAGAGAGCTGGATGGGTGAAAAGAGAGGTTAAGGATCCAGAATCTGTAGCTGATCATATGTATCGAATGGGAGTGATGGCTCTTATTGCTAAAGATATTCCTGGTGTCGATCGAGACAA GTGTATAAAAATGGCTATTGTTCATGATATTGCTGAAG CCATTGTTGGGGACATTACCCCTTCTGATGGGGTCCCAAAGACTGAAAAGAGCAGAAGAGAAAGAGAAGCACTAGACCACATGTGCAAACTACTTGGTggaggatcaagag CCGAGGAGATAGGTGAACTATGGATGGAGTATGAACAAAATTCGTCACCAGAAGCTAAAATTGTCAAGGACTTTGATAAA GTAGAGATGATACTTCAAGCTTTAGAATATGAAAATG AGCAAGGAAAGGACTTGGATGAGTTTTTTCAGTCCACTGTTG GGAAGTTCCAGACAGAATTAGGCAAGGCTTGGGCCTCAGAGATAGCatcaagaagaaaaaaggaaGAATAA